In the genome of Desulfovibrio sp. ZJ209, one region contains:
- the cbiD gene encoding cobalt-precorrin-5B (C(1))-methyltransferase CbiD yields MARTEGRPLREGFTTGTAATAAALAALSLLLQGSAPASVPTPLPPIEEVPRAWLDVPVRACAPGPAPELAGQPQLCPAGAPAAYARVRKDGGDDPDATNGALITASVFLQPGALAPHITLEGGPGVGRATLPGLPVPVGEAAINPGPRAQLRFALTHALAELDGGSRALTVVLSVPWGEELARHTLNPRLGIRGGISILGTQGTVRPYSHAAWRATVAQGLSVARATGCRTVCLATGRRSEALLMRRYPELPEQAFVQAADFARFALSEAGRLPLERLAWGCFFGKLAKLAQGLEYTHAREAPLDMAALAALCADAGAACAPEVARCVTAAHALELLLTDPAGSAALAAVGARAAATARRFAGRAVTLHLFHTDGRELLTL; encoded by the coding sequence ATGGCGCGCACTGAAGGCCGTCCCCTGCGCGAAGGCTTCACCACCGGCACCGCGGCCACGGCCGCGGCCCTGGCGGCCCTGAGCCTCCTTCTCCAGGGTTCGGCGCCGGCAAGCGTGCCCACCCCCCTCCCCCCCATTGAGGAAGTGCCCCGTGCGTGGCTCGACGTACCCGTCCGCGCCTGCGCCCCCGGCCCGGCGCCCGAGCTCGCGGGCCAACCCCAGCTCTGCCCCGCCGGCGCCCCCGCCGCGTACGCCCGCGTCCGCAAGGACGGCGGCGACGACCCGGACGCCACCAACGGCGCCCTCATCACGGCAAGCGTTTTTTTGCAGCCGGGGGCCCTCGCCCCGCATATCACTCTCGAAGGTGGCCCGGGCGTGGGCCGCGCCACGCTGCCCGGGCTGCCCGTGCCCGTGGGCGAGGCCGCCATCAATCCCGGGCCGCGGGCCCAGCTCCGCTTTGCCCTCACCCACGCCCTCGCGGAGCTGGACGGGGGGAGCCGGGCGCTCACGGTGGTCCTCAGCGTGCCCTGGGGCGAGGAACTGGCGCGGCACACGCTCAATCCGCGCCTCGGCATCAGGGGCGGCATTTCCATCCTCGGCACGCAGGGCACGGTGCGCCCCTACAGCCACGCGGCGTGGCGGGCCACCGTGGCGCAGGGGCTTTCCGTCGCGCGGGCCACGGGCTGCCGCACCGTCTGCCTTGCCACCGGGCGCCGGTCGGAAGCGCTGCTCATGCGCCGCTACCCGGAACTCCCGGAGCAGGCCTTCGTCCAGGCCGCGGATTTCGCGCGCTTTGCCCTTTCGGAGGCCGGCCGGCTCCCGCTGGAGCGCCTCGCCTGGGGCTGCTTTTTCGGCAAGCTTGCCAAGCTGGCCCAGGGGCTGGAATATACCCATGCGCGCGAGGCGCCGCTGGACATGGCGGCGCTGGCCGCCCTGTGCGCGGACGCCGGGGCCGCGTGCGCGCCGGAAGTGGCCCGCTGCGTCACGGCCGCGCACGCCCTGGAACTCTTGCTGACGGACCCGGCAGGCTCGGCGGCGCTCGCGGCCGTGGGCGCCCGGGCCGCGGCCACGGCGCGGCGCTTCGCCGGGCGCGCGGTCACGCTCCACCTTTTTCACACCGACGGCAGGGAGCTTTTGACGCTATGA
- the cbiE gene encoding precorrin-6y C5,15-methyltransferase (decarboxylating) subunit CbiE: MTRPFPLGPQSRHEATPPGRKPEGRPAAPPVSDGDWPASGQARSSLFVFVPATSRPEPITVLGLDCTAQALDDALTPSQRRLLDDADVVCAPARLLEQVPEAPGRTLRRIPLSLPLEPLLQRLANLRSAGAQVLVLSGGDPLFFGIGATMARQLGAEAVRVVPAASSLQAACARLALPWHKVACLSLHGREDLAPLNAAAGRGAPLCILTDARMTPDVIARHLLDRGVDWFTAHVFERMGAEDESRRALSLADAARGSFGPACVLILEPAEPVRRPRLGIDDAELATDGCFTRKPVRAAALSLLGIGPRHVVWDIGAGSGAVALEAAALAHEGRVIAVERDPGRAIGIQENRRRFGAATVEVCLGRAPGCLRDLPEPQRIFIGGGLSGADGVAVLAAACGRLAPGGRLVASCVLLESVQLCREELQKWGWPLEIVQIQASEARPLGRDAHLAALNPVFLLAARKPGGRETQEAKE; the protein is encoded by the coding sequence ATGACACGCCCCTTCCCCCTCGGGCCCCAGAGCCGGCACGAAGCCACGCCTCCCGGCAGGAAGCCGGAGGGACGGCCCGCCGCCCCCCCGGTATCCGACGGCGACTGGCCGGCCAGCGGGCAGGCGCGCTCCTCGCTCTTTGTCTTCGTGCCCGCCACGTCGCGGCCCGAGCCCATCACGGTGCTCGGGCTGGATTGCACCGCGCAGGCGCTGGACGACGCCCTCACACCGTCCCAGCGACGCCTGCTGGACGATGCGGACGTGGTGTGCGCGCCCGCGCGCCTTCTCGAGCAGGTGCCGGAAGCCCCGGGCCGCACGCTGCGGCGCATCCCGCTCAGCCTGCCGCTGGAGCCCCTGCTGCAGCGCCTCGCCAACTTGCGCTCGGCCGGGGCGCAGGTGCTCGTGCTCTCGGGGGGCGACCCGCTCTTTTTCGGCATCGGGGCCACCATGGCGCGCCAGCTCGGGGCCGAGGCCGTGCGCGTCGTGCCGGCGGCGAGCTCCCTGCAGGCCGCCTGCGCGCGGCTGGCGCTCCCCTGGCACAAGGTCGCCTGCCTTTCGCTCCACGGCCGCGAGGACCTTGCGCCGCTCAATGCCGCGGCCGGGCGCGGCGCGCCGCTCTGCATCCTCACCGACGCGCGCATGACGCCGGATGTCATCGCCCGGCACCTCCTCGACCGCGGGGTGGACTGGTTCACGGCCCATGTTTTCGAGCGCATGGGCGCAGAAGACGAAAGCCGCCGCGCGCTCAGCCTCGCGGACGCGGCCCGCGGGAGCTTCGGGCCGGCCTGCGTGCTCATCCTCGAGCCTGCGGAGCCGGTGCGCCGGCCGCGCCTTGGCATCGACGACGCGGAACTGGCGACGGACGGCTGCTTCACGCGCAAGCCCGTGCGCGCGGCCGCGCTCTCGCTGCTCGGCATCGGCCCGCGCCATGTGGTGTGGGATATTGGCGCGGGTTCGGGCGCGGTGGCGCTTGAGGCCGCGGCCCTGGCCCACGAGGGCCGCGTCATCGCGGTGGAGCGCGACCCGGGGCGCGCCATCGGCATCCAGGAAAACCGGCGCCGCTTCGGCGCGGCCACGGTGGAGGTCTGCCTCGGACGCGCGCCTGGCTGCCTGCGCGACCTCCCCGAGCCGCAGCGCATCTTCATCGGCGGGGGTCTCTCCGGGGCGGACGGCGTGGCCGTGCTCGCCGCGGCCTGCGGGCGCCTCGCCCCGGGCGGCCGCCTCGTGGCCAGCTGCGTCCTTTTGGAGAGCGTGCAACTCTGCCGGGAAGAACTCCAAAAGTGGGGCTGGCCGCTGGAGATCGTGCAAATACAGGCGTCCGAGGCGCGCCCGCTGGGGAGGGACGCGCACCTCGCGGCGCTGAACCCCGTCTTTTTGCTGGCGGCGCGCAAACCGGGGGGCAGGGAAACGCAGGAGGCGAAGGAATGA
- the cobM gene encoding precorrin-4 C(11)-methyltransferase produces MSGKGGQNPAPGLVSFVGAGPGDPELLTIKGRNAIAEADLVLYAGSLVPPAVVSCARADAAVVDSAPLTLEECHARVRETALAGGRVARVHTGDPSLYGALREQAALMDADGIPWRVIPGVTAACAAAAAAGVSFSIPGQRQSLILCRAQGRTPVPERESLAALAAHGSAMAVYLSAPAARRMAGELGRQLPPETPVVCAQRVGWPGERLVWTSLAELAACVEENGFDRQTIFLILPGDEGAGVERSRLYAPDFRHGWRR; encoded by the coding sequence ATGAGCGGAAAGGGTGGACAAAACCCCGCGCCCGGGCTCGTGAGCTTTGTGGGCGCGGGCCCCGGCGACCCCGAGCTTCTGACCATCAAGGGCCGCAACGCCATCGCCGAGGCCGACCTTGTGCTCTACGCGGGCTCGCTGGTGCCACCGGCCGTGGTGTCCTGCGCACGGGCGGACGCGGCCGTGGTGGACTCGGCGCCGCTCACCCTTGAGGAATGCCACGCCCGCGTGCGCGAGACAGCCCTTGCCGGGGGCCGCGTGGCGCGCGTCCACACGGGCGACCCGTCGCTCTACGGCGCCCTGCGCGAGCAGGCGGCCCTGATGGACGCCGACGGCATCCCGTGGCGCGTCATCCCGGGCGTGACCGCGGCCTGCGCGGCGGCGGCAGCCGCGGGCGTGAGCTTCAGCATCCCGGGCCAACGGCAAAGCCTCATCCTCTGCCGGGCGCAAGGGCGCACCCCGGTGCCGGAACGCGAGAGCCTCGCTGCCCTGGCCGCGCACGGGAGCGCCATGGCCGTCTACCTCTCGGCGCCGGCGGCACGGCGCATGGCCGGTGAACTGGGGCGGCAACTCCCCCCCGAAACGCCGGTCGTCTGCGCGCAGCGCGTGGGGTGGCCGGGCGAGCGCCTCGTGTGGACCTCCCTCGCGGAGCTCGCCGCGTGTGTGGAGGAAAACGGCTTTGACCGCCAGACCATCTTCCTTATCCTGCCCGGCGATGAGGGCGCCGGCGTGGAGCGCTCCCGCCTTTATGCGCCGGATTTCCGCCATGGCTGGAGGCGTTGA
- a CDS encoding class I SAM-dependent methyltransferase produces MGGGGDSIFLRRFKELDLDNIVELACGHGRHVPKYMEDAGHITLVDVNQENIDFCQRRFNGNSKISFSLTSGNTFQGLPDAAYSAIFSYDSMMHFNLIDVATYINDAWRILKPGGKILFHHSNYYDAPVGNFYFQNPYGRNFCSDRIFAHLATTGGFEVLSQDLIDWGADNPMQGLDCLSLCQKREDYFSPCQKAMEERKARALAQIRQKMMKRL; encoded by the coding sequence CTGGGGGGGGGGGGAGATAGTATCTTTTTAAGGCGTTTTAAAGAACTGGATCTAGACAATATCGTCGAACTTGCGTGCGGGCACGGCCGCCACGTCCCCAAGTATATGGAGGATGCGGGGCATATCACCCTTGTCGATGTCAATCAGGAAAATATCGACTTTTGCCAACGGCGTTTCAACGGAAATTCAAAAATAAGCTTCTCTCTTACTTCTGGAAATACTTTTCAGGGTTTGCCCGACGCCGCCTATTCCGCCATCTTTTCCTACGATTCCATGATGCACTTCAATCTCATTGATGTGGCCACCTACATCAATGACGCCTGGCGCATCCTGAAGCCCGGCGGCAAGATATTGTTTCACCATTCAAACTATTATGACGCCCCGGTGGGAAATTTTTATTTTCAAAATCCCTATGGGCGGAATTTTTGTTCCGACAGGATATTCGCGCACCTCGCCACCACTGGGGGCTTCGAGGTCCTGAGCCAGGATTTGATCGACTGGGGCGCGGACAACCCCATGCAGGGCCTTGACTGTCTTTCCCTGTGTCAAAAACGGGAAGACTATTTTTCCCCATGTCAAAAGGCGATGGAGGAACGAAAGGCCCGGGCGCTCGCCCAGATACGCCAAAAAATGATGAAAAGGCTGTGA
- a CDS encoding serine/threonine protein phosphatase: MAARAFLRAGAQAFQRLAGLGCALAVALAVTLLLAPCAAPAATPQMEAAMEAAGRAPAPKARAAKAARTRSAGKKAQSPKTEPAQANVYAGQPAVTEKELLAFADLLPRFRAWAREGHEEAHPVVRAGKADFLYSPRAAEWVTAQGWQPARFFCVMGRLAAALVIVEEGNDMGTRPADMPSVTNDELELARRHLGTLLTAGGDAPPIRQ, encoded by the coding sequence ATGGCGGCACGTGCCTTTTTGCGCGCAGGGGCGCAGGCGTTTCAGCGGCTCGCCGGACTGGGCTGCGCGCTCGCCGTTGCCTTGGCCGTGACGCTCCTGCTCGCGCCCTGCGCGGCCCCGGCCGCCACGCCCCAGATGGAAGCCGCCATGGAGGCCGCCGGCCGCGCGCCCGCGCCCAAGGCCAGGGCGGCCAAAGCCGCCCGTACGCGCAGCGCCGGCAAGAAGGCCCAGAGCCCCAAGACGGAGCCCGCGCAGGCCAATGTCTATGCCGGGCAGCCCGCGGTGACGGAAAAGGAATTGCTCGCCTTCGCCGACCTGTTGCCCCGGTTCCGCGCCTGGGCGCGGGAGGGCCATGAGGAGGCGCACCCGGTGGTGCGCGCCGGCAAGGCGGACTTTCTCTATTCGCCCCGGGCTGCGGAATGGGTCACGGCGCAGGGCTGGCAGCCGGCGCGTTTTTTCTGCGTCATGGGGCGGCTCGCCGCGGCGCTCGTCATCGTGGAGGAGGGCAACGACATGGGCACCCGCCCGGCCGACATGCCCTCGGTGACCAACGACGAGCTGGAGCTGGCCCGCCGCCACCTCGGCACCCTGCTCACCGCCGGGGGCGACGCGCCGCCCATCAGGCAATAA
- the glpX gene encoding class II fructose-bisphosphatase — protein MAEAPERNLALDIVRITEAAALASARWLGRGNKEAGDGAAVDAMRVSFGSLHIDGTVIIGEGEKDHAPMLYNGEKVGEGKGPRLDVAVDPVEGTNLLAYGRPNAISVVAVAPEGSMFNPGPSYYMQKLVVPAEARDVVDLDAPVRDNCNNVARALGKNVQDLVVFVLDKPRHQRLIEEIREVGARIQLHTDGDVAGALMAVDPRSEVDMMMGTGGTPEGVLAACAIKAMGGQILARLDPQSYVEKEAITEAGIDLREVLTVNDLVRSDDCFFAATGISGGDFLHGVRYSARHTVTHSMVMRGKTGTIRYVESFHNMERLGKISAVRY, from the coding sequence ATGGCAGAAGCACCGGAACGCAACCTGGCCCTGGACATCGTGCGCATCACCGAAGCCGCGGCCCTCGCCTCGGCGCGCTGGCTCGGGCGCGGCAACAAGGAGGCCGGGGACGGCGCCGCCGTGGACGCCATGCGCGTCAGCTTCGGGAGCCTGCACATCGACGGCACGGTCATCATCGGCGAGGGCGAGAAGGACCACGCCCCCATGCTCTACAACGGCGAAAAGGTGGGCGAGGGCAAAGGCCCGCGCCTCGACGTGGCCGTGGACCCGGTGGAGGGCACCAACCTCCTCGCCTATGGGCGGCCCAACGCCATCTCGGTGGTGGCCGTGGCGCCCGAGGGCAGCATGTTCAACCCGGGCCCGAGCTACTACATGCAGAAGCTCGTGGTGCCCGCCGAGGCCCGCGACGTGGTCGACCTTGACGCGCCCGTGCGCGACAACTGCAACAACGTGGCCCGCGCGCTCGGCAAGAACGTGCAGGACCTCGTGGTCTTCGTGCTCGACAAGCCGCGCCACCAGCGCCTTATCGAGGAAATACGGGAAGTCGGCGCCCGCATCCAGCTCCATACCGACGGCGACGTGGCCGGCGCGCTCATGGCCGTGGACCCGCGCTCCGAAGTGGACATGATGATGGGCACCGGCGGCACCCCGGAAGGCGTGCTGGCCGCCTGCGCCATCAAGGCCATGGGCGGCCAGATCCTGGCCCGGCTCGACCCGCAGTCCTATGTGGAAAAGGAGGCCATCACCGAGGCCGGCATCGACCTTAGGGAAGTGCTCACGGTGAACGACCTCGTGCGCAGCGATGACTGCTTCTTCGCGGCCACGGGCATCTCGGGCGGCGATTTCCTGCACGGCGTGCGCTACAGCGCCAGGCACACGGTGACGCACTCCATGGTCATGCGCGGCAAGACCGGCACCATCCGCTATGTGGAGTCCTTCCACAATATGGAAAGGCTCGGCAAGATCAGCGCCGTGCGTTACTGA
- the ilvC gene encoding ketol-acid reductoisomerase produces the protein MKVYYDKDADLGALKDKTVAIIGYGSQGHAHAQNLRDSGVKVVIGQRPGSPNYDLAKEHGFEPVSAAEAAKQADLIMVLVPDEVQAKVYEEDIKPNLTPGKALLFAHGFNIHFGQIQPPKDVDVFLIAPKGPGHLVRRTFSEGGGVPCLVAIEQDATGKALETALAYAKGIGGTRSGVIETTFREETETDLFGEQAVLCGGLSALIQAGFETLVEAGYQPEMAYFECLHEMKLIVDLLYEGGLARMRYSISNTAEYGDYVSGPRLINQAVRDEMKRVLKDIQSGKFARDFILEARAGYPMFLTTRKNESEKQIEKVGKELRGMMTWLKKDGKKD, from the coding sequence ATGAAAGTGTATTACGACAAGGATGCGGACTTAGGCGCCCTCAAGGACAAGACCGTGGCCATCATCGGCTACGGCAGCCAGGGCCACGCCCACGCGCAGAACCTGCGCGATTCCGGCGTCAAGGTGGTGATCGGCCAGCGCCCGGGCAGCCCCAACTACGACCTCGCCAAGGAGCACGGCTTCGAGCCCGTGTCCGCCGCCGAGGCCGCCAAGCAGGCCGACCTCATCATGGTGCTCGTGCCCGACGAGGTGCAGGCCAAGGTCTATGAGGAGGACATCAAGCCCAACCTCACCCCGGGCAAGGCGCTGCTCTTCGCGCACGGCTTCAACATCCATTTCGGCCAGATCCAGCCGCCCAAGGACGTGGACGTCTTCCTCATCGCGCCCAAGGGGCCCGGCCACCTCGTGCGCCGCACCTTCAGCGAGGGCGGCGGCGTGCCCTGCCTCGTCGCCATCGAGCAGGACGCCACGGGCAAGGCCCTCGAGACCGCGCTCGCCTATGCCAAGGGCATCGGCGGCACGCGCTCCGGCGTCATCGAGACCACCTTCCGCGAAGAGACCGAGACCGACCTCTTCGGCGAGCAGGCCGTGCTCTGCGGCGGCCTTTCCGCGCTCATCCAGGCCGGCTTCGAGACCCTGGTGGAGGCCGGCTACCAGCCGGAAATGGCGTATTTCGAGTGCCTGCACGAGATGAAGCTCATCGTGGACCTGCTCTACGAGGGCGGCCTCGCGCGCATGCGCTATTCCATCAGCAACACCGCCGAATACGGCGACTACGTCTCCGGGCCGCGCCTCATCAACCAGGCCGTCAGGGACGAGATGAAGCGCGTGCTCAAGGACATCCAGAGCGGCAAGTTCGCGCGCGACTTCATCCTCGAGGCCCGCGCCGGCTATCCCATGTTCCTCACCACGCGCAAGAACGAGTCCGAGAAGCAGATCGAGAAGGTCGGCAAGGAACTGCGCGGCATGATGACCTGGCTCAAGAAGGACGGCAAGAAGGATTAA
- a CDS encoding cyclopropane-fatty-acyl-phospholipid synthase, with translation MKGYSKNPRARQWVEELLAHADIRLDGGRPFDIRVHDERLFDRVAQAGTLGAGEAYMEGWWDCEALDRMFARAISAGLETKVSRNLTTLALALRHTLFNMQSRRRAPMVARRHYDFGNELFEAMLGPSMNYSCAWWSGLEEVRCKKRARATSRAGSPAAGPDVSPDMLPACYPEQPGALLEAAQNAKMELICQKLQLAPGMEVLDIGCGWGSLARYMAREYGCHVTGISISRNQIEWAKRRELAPDGPVTPGRLTWILGDYRELRGEFDRIVSVGMFEHVGRKNYRRYFRTARGLLKADGLFLLHTIGSISQRAGCDPWISRYIFPNGQLPTLDAIVRACHGLFVLEDCHNLGADYDPTLMAWHERFEEGLSAGAFDLTEAEARMFRYYLLTCAAAFRCRDIELWQIILSPGGVAAGYDGVR, from the coding sequence ATGAAAGGATATTCCAAAAACCCGCGTGCCCGCCAATGGGTGGAGGAACTGCTGGCCCATGCGGACATCCGCCTTGACGGCGGCCGCCCCTTTGACATCCGCGTGCACGACGAGCGCCTCTTTGACCGCGTGGCCCAGGCCGGCACCCTTGGCGCCGGCGAGGCCTACATGGAAGGCTGGTGGGACTGCGAGGCGCTGGACCGCATGTTCGCCCGCGCCATCAGCGCCGGCCTCGAAACCAAGGTGAGCCGCAACCTCACCACGCTCGCGCTGGCCCTGCGCCACACCCTCTTCAACATGCAGTCCCGCCGGCGCGCGCCCATGGTCGCCCGGCGGCACTACGACTTCGGCAACGAGCTCTTTGAGGCCATGCTGGGCCCAAGCATGAACTATTCCTGCGCGTGGTGGTCGGGCCTTGAGGAGGTCCGGTGCAAGAAGCGCGCCCGCGCCACGTCCCGGGCCGGGAGCCCGGCTGCCGGGCCTGACGTGAGCCCCGATATGCTCCCCGCCTGCTATCCTGAGCAGCCGGGGGCGCTGCTCGAAGCCGCGCAAAACGCCAAGATGGAGCTCATCTGCCAAAAGCTCCAGCTTGCACCGGGCATGGAGGTGCTGGACATCGGCTGCGGCTGGGGGAGCCTCGCGCGCTACATGGCCCGCGAGTACGGCTGCCATGTCACGGGCATCTCCATCTCCCGGAACCAGATAGAATGGGCGAAGCGGCGGGAGCTTGCGCCGGACGGCCCCGTCACCCCGGGGCGCCTCACTTGGATCCTGGGCGACTACCGCGAGTTGCGCGGCGAATTTGACCGCATCGTGTCGGTCGGCATGTTCGAGCATGTGGGCCGCAAGAACTACCGGCGCTATTTCCGCACCGCCCGGGGGCTGCTCAAGGCGGACGGGCTCTTCCTGCTGCATACCATCGGCTCGATTTCGCAGCGGGCCGGCTGCGACCCCTGGATCTCGCGCTACATTTTCCCCAACGGCCAGCTCCCCACGCTGGACGCCATCGTCCGGGCCTGCCACGGGCTCTTCGTGCTCGAGGATTGCCACAATCTTGGCGCGGACTATGACCCCACGCTCATGGCTTGGCACGAACGGTTCGAGGAGGGGCTCAGCGCCGGCGCCTTCGACCTCACGGAGGCCGAGGCGCGCATGTTCCGCTATTACCTGCTCACCTGCGCGGCCGCCTTCCGCTGCCGCGACATAGAGCTCTGGCAGATCATCCTCAGCCCCGGCGGCGTGGCGGCCGGCTACGACGGGGTGCGCTGA
- a CDS encoding DMT family transporter yields the protein MSKKVTGNLAMAFSKICSGLNQNALRYLQPVWMDAVSGVFLRLAFAGASFWLIGLITKKPANVSWKDRLALLFMGMVLVYGYMLGLLLALTYSTPVSSSLIICTEPVWVLLMAAWFLHRPITKSKVLGIALGMAGCLVCILTQKSDAVATDPLFGNLCGLGGAIFYSIYLVASKGLLRRVDNITFNKWIFLGGAIAAGAGVAVHGLDAPVLTQGLLSLPMLVLLFVLVFPSTVSYLLVAVGIRDLPSTVVAIYGYVILIVSMAASYALGQDRFSWEQGVAVVLIVLSVYLVEIADSGPPRGPADAAPDKAEPASARR from the coding sequence ATGAGCAAAAAGGTCACGGGCAATCTGGCGATGGCCTTTTCCAAGATCTGCTCCGGCCTCAACCAGAACGCCTTGCGCTACCTCCAGCCCGTGTGGATGGACGCGGTGAGCGGGGTCTTTCTGCGTCTCGCCTTCGCGGGCGCCTCCTTCTGGCTCATCGGCCTGATCACCAAAAAGCCGGCGAACGTCAGCTGGAAAGACAGGCTGGCCCTGCTCTTTATGGGCATGGTCCTTGTGTACGGCTACATGCTCGGGCTTTTGCTCGCGCTCACCTACAGCACGCCCGTGTCGTCCTCGCTCATCATCTGCACGGAGCCGGTGTGGGTGCTCCTCATGGCGGCCTGGTTTTTGCACCGGCCCATCACGAAAAGCAAGGTGCTCGGCATCGCCCTGGGCATGGCCGGCTGCCTCGTCTGCATCCTCACCCAGAAGAGCGACGCCGTGGCGACGGACCCGCTCTTCGGCAATCTCTGCGGGCTCGGGGGCGCCATCTTTTATTCCATCTACCTCGTGGCTTCCAAGGGCCTGCTCAGGCGGGTGGACAACATCACCTTCAACAAGTGGATCTTCCTCGGCGGCGCCATCGCGGCCGGCGCGGGCGTGGCCGTCCACGGCCTGGACGCGCCGGTGCTCACGCAGGGCCTGCTTTCGCTCCCCATGCTGGTGCTGCTCTTCGTGCTGGTCTTCCCCTCCACGGTGAGCTACTTGCTGGTGGCCGTGGGCATCAGGGACCTGCCGTCGACGGTGGTGGCTATCTACGGCTATGTGATCCTCATCGTCTCCATGGCGGCGAGCTACGCCCTCGGGCAGGACAGGTTCAGCTGGGAGCAGGGCGTGGCCGTCGTCCTTATCGTGCTCTCGGTCTATCTGGTGGAGATCGCCGACAGCGGCCCCCCGCGCGGCCCTGCGGACGCGGCCCCGGACAAGGCGGAGCCGGCGTCCGCGCGGCGGTGA
- a CDS encoding DapH/DapD/GlmU-related protein, translating to MMDLQELLAHLAAGKDLVAGTEAYACMEHYSDEARRITGDLNNGYRPMAEVRVLMARLTGQPLDESFRMFPPFYSDFGKNIRIGKRVFINACCCFQDQGGITLGDGVFVGHNVLMATINHGLRKEDRLTHELAPIVVEDDVWIGSGAILLPGVRIGAGAVVAAGAVVRSDVAPGTVAGGVPARTLKEIR from the coding sequence ATGATGGATCTGCAGGAACTGCTCGCCCACCTTGCCGCCGGCAAGGATCTTGTGGCCGGCACCGAAGCCTATGCGTGCATGGAGCACTATTCGGACGAGGCGCGCCGCATCACCGGCGACCTCAACAACGGCTACCGGCCCATGGCCGAGGTCCGCGTGCTCATGGCGCGGCTCACCGGCCAGCCCCTTGACGAGAGTTTCCGCATGTTCCCGCCCTTTTATTCGGATTTCGGCAAGAACATCCGCATCGGCAAGCGCGTGTTCATCAACGCCTGCTGCTGCTTCCAGGACCAGGGCGGCATCACCCTGGGCGACGGCGTCTTCGTGGGCCACAATGTGCTCATGGCGACCATCAACCACGGGCTGCGCAAGGAAGACCGGCTCACCCACGAGCTCGCGCCCATCGTGGTGGAGGACGATGTCTGGATCGGCTCGGGCGCCATCCTTTTGCCCGGCGTGCGCATCGGCGCCGGCGCCGTGGTGGCCGCCGGGGCGGTGGTGCGCTCCGACGTGGCGCCCGGCACCGTGGCCGGCGGCGTGCCCGCGCGCACGCTCAAGGAGATCAGGTAG
- a CDS encoding ABC transporter ATP-binding protein has protein sequence MDGLSVHFLSEGRLLPAVRGIDLEVAAGGITCLVGESGCGKSLAARSVLRLTPEAAVLGGRVLLDGEDLLTLSERALRGIRGRRVGMIFQEPMTSLNPVLRVGAQTAEPLRLHLGMGRAEARRCVVRLFTEVGIPAPESRYDDYPHQLSGGMRQRVMIAMALACGPELLLADEPTTALDATIQGQILRLIRSRSRERGMAVLLITHDLGVVADMADTVGVMYAGMLVERAPARELFARPLHPYTRGLMAAAPGRASLGAERLPTIPGTVPALADMPPGCPFQPRCAEALPRCAEMAPPMRSEGAHGVACWRVTREGGPTP, from the coding sequence ATGGACGGCCTTTCGGTCCACTTTCTCTCTGAGGGGCGGCTGCTCCCGGCCGTGCGCGGCATCGACCTCGAGGTGGCGGCCGGCGGCATCACCTGCCTCGTGGGCGAATCCGGCTGCGGCAAGAGCCTCGCCGCGCGTTCGGTGCTCAGGCTCACGCCCGAGGCGGCGGTGCTCGGCGGGCGCGTGCTGCTGGACGGCGAAGACCTGCTCACCCTTTCGGAGCGCGCCCTGCGCGGCATCCGCGGGCGGCGCGTGGGCATGATCTTCCAGGAGCCCATGACCTCGCTCAATCCCGTGCTCCGCGTGGGCGCGCAGACGGCCGAGCCTTTGCGGCTGCACCTCGGCATGGGCCGCGCCGAGGCGAGGCGCTGCGTGGTGCGCCTGTTCACCGAGGTGGGCATCCCGGCGCCGGAAAGCCGCTATGACGACTATCCGCACCAGCTTTCCGGCGGCATGCGCCAGCGCGTGATGATCGCCATGGCGCTCGCCTGCGGGCCCGAGCTTTTGCTGGCCGACGAGCCCACCACCGCGCTTGACGCCACCATCCAGGGGCAGATCCTGCGCCTCATCCGCAGCCGCAGCCGCGAGCGCGGCATGGCGGTCTTGCTCATCACCCACGACCTCGGCGTGGTGGCCGACATGGCGGACACCGTGGGCGTCATGTATGCCGGCATGCTGGTGGAGCGCGCGCCCGCGCGCGAGCTCTTCGCCCGGCCGCTGCATCCCTATACCCGCGGGCTCATGGCGGCGGCGCCGGGCCGCGCCTCCCTGGGGGCGGAGCGGCTGCCCACCATCCCGGGCACGGTGCCCGCCCTGGCGGATATGCCCCCCGGCTGCCCCTTTCAACCCCGCTGCGCCGAGGCCTTGCCCCGCTGCGCCGAGATGGCGCCCCCCATGCGGAGCGAAGGCGCCCACGGCGTGGCCTGCTGGCGCGTCACACGAGAAGGAGGACCCACACCATGA